One window of the Desulfurellaceae bacterium genome contains the following:
- a CDS encoding type II toxin-antitoxin system RelE/ParE family toxin, with amino-acid sequence MAIDLLLALHAAGTLQDLSPLKSVGLHKLKGERKGQWAMTMNGPWRICFEFRKGDAFSVELVDYHRG; translated from the coding sequence ATGGCGATCGATCTGCTGCTGGCGCTGCATGCTGCCGGAACGCTTCAAGACCTGAGTCCCCTCAAGAGTGTCGGGTTACACAAGCTTAAAGGCGAACGCAAAGGACAATGGGCTATGACTATGAACGGTCCCTGGCGGATCTGCTTCGAGTTCCGTAAGGGGGACGCCTTCAGTGTCGAGCTTGTTGATTATCACAGAGGATAG
- a CDS encoding pentapeptide repeat-containing protein, producing MNLFPIFQYGLVGTFVVLLGTFLLVMLSESVEGYASPLFGLDAKNDTLTFLGIGLGGVLLALQALMSYRRAKALEDTANTQAAAAKAQADATREQAKANHNTEQGQRQERLKNAIEHLGHASDSVRLGGAYELFHLADDTEELQQRQPMLDILCVHLRQTTGKDEYRKKHPSKPSEEIQSLLTFLFVQEHEVFKGLRINLQGSHLNGADLTQARLEKADLTGAYLRGANFSWAWMQEAVLAKAHLQSPDFREARLQLARLDWTKMQGTNLHGTWMQGASLVQAELQGAYLSGARLQLANLGSARLQAASLDQVQFQEASLDGATWSATDSNASSFEDRMRRGIWRVNLYRRLQDDPYQRDPYEAIFAGGLKQEDLDSLVEGLPDERVKEFRGKLKPHVGKPASHELPGGFTGAYTAQEAEQWIAEYDEAMSEAGSVAP from the coding sequence ATGAATCTTTTTCCCATTTTTCAGTACGGCCTTGTCGGCACGTTTGTCGTGTTACTGGGGACTTTCCTGTTGGTCATGCTCTCCGAAAGTGTAGAAGGCTATGCTTCTCCGCTTTTCGGCCTGGACGCGAAAAACGACACGCTGACATTTCTCGGCATCGGCCTGGGCGGCGTGCTGCTCGCCCTGCAAGCCCTGATGTCCTACAGACGCGCCAAGGCGCTGGAGGACACCGCGAACACGCAAGCCGCCGCTGCCAAGGCCCAAGCGGACGCTACAAGAGAGCAGGCCAAAGCCAACCACAACACCGAGCAGGGGCAACGGCAGGAACGCCTGAAAAACGCCATTGAGCATCTTGGGCACGCATCGGACTCGGTGCGCTTGGGCGGAGCCTACGAACTGTTCCATCTGGCAGACGATACGGAAGAGTTACAGCAGCGGCAGCCGATGCTAGACATTCTTTGTGTCCACCTCCGTCAGACGACGGGCAAAGACGAGTATCGGAAAAAGCATCCGTCGAAACCTTCCGAAGAAATTCAGAGTCTGCTGACCTTCCTGTTCGTGCAGGAGCACGAAGTCTTCAAAGGACTCCGTATTAACTTGCAGGGAAGCCATCTGAATGGGGCTGATCTCACTCAAGCTCGTTTAGAAAAAGCTGACCTGACCGGAGCCTATCTACGGGGAGCTAATTTCAGTTGGGCTTGGATGCAAGAAGCTGTTCTCGCCAAGGCGCACCTTCAGAGCCCTGACTTCCGCGAAGCACGACTTCAGCTAGCACGTCTCGACTGGACAAAAATGCAAGGGACTAACCTGCACGGGACCTGGATGCAAGGTGCCTCCCTGGTCCAGGCAGAATTACAGGGAGCTTATTTGAGCGGAGCAAGGTTACAATTAGCCAATCTTGGGTCCGCACGGTTGCAAGCAGCGTCCCTAGACCAAGTGCAGTTCCAAGAGGCCAGTCTTGATGGGGCGACGTGGAGTGCCACGGACAGCAATGCTTCTTCATTTGAAGATCGTATGAGGAGGGGAATATGGCGCGTCAACCTATACCGCCGCCTACAGGACGACCCGTATCAGCGCGACCCATATGAGGCTATTTTTGCAGGTGGATTGAAGCAGGAAGACCTGGATTCCCTTGTCGAGGGTCTCCCTGATGAAAGAGTAAAGGAGTTCCGAGGGAAGTTGAAACCACACGTGGGTAAACCAGCGAGTCACGAACTACCGGGCGGGTTTACCGGAGCCTACACCGCCCAAGAAGCCGAACAATGGATAGCCGAATACGACGAAGCCATGTCAGAGGCCGGGAGTGTTGCGCCTTAG
- a CDS encoding NIPSNAP family protein codes for HKHGLGVLGFWTEEFGASLQVTYMWMYETFDERQQKLAAFASDPAWQRQVAEETEREGAIVAQVHNTMLLSTPYSPDPQIKTKVQEWRIYDAVPGRLPDLHNRFANHTLGLFEKHGIQNIGYWTEVVGTSNRLVYMLGYPSLGDREQSWKAFMKDPDWQRARAASEENGPLVAKVSNKILRPTAYSFSS; via the coding sequence GAGGAGTTTGGCGCCAGCCTCCAGGTCACCTACATGTGGATGTATGAAACCTTTGACGAGAGACAGCAGAAACTGGCGGCGTTTGCCTCAGACCCGGCCTGGCAGCGGCAAGTGGCGGAAGAGACGGAGCGGGAAGGCGCCATTGTCGCCCAAGTCCACAACACGATGCTGTTATCGACCCCTTACTCGCCTGACCCCCAGATCAAGACCAAGGTCCAGGAGTGGCGCATTTACGACGCAGTGCCAGGCCGCCTGCCCGACCTCCACAACCGCTTCGCCAACCATACCCTGGGTCTGTTTGAGAAGCACGGCATACAGAATATCGGCTACTGGACCGAGGTCGTTGGCACCAGCAATCGGCTGGTCTACATGCTCGGTTACCCCAGCCTGGGCGACCGGGAACAGAGCTGGAAGGCATTCATGAAGGATCCTGACTGGCAGCGGGCACGGGCCGCGTCGGAGGAAAACGGCCCGTTGGTGGCGAAGGTCTCCAACAAAATCCTGCGGCCGACTGCCTACTCGTTCAGCAGCTGA
- a CDS encoding DUF1329 domain-containing protein, translated as MRSTSLFRTLAVLSAAALWACSAPSPTQPRAGVLGMNDFLLAFNTYNTAQTHLKQGRHPEAVVEYEESLTRYNRLAPATRERLRTEFGLSQQQIERELLIARGLADRHGSGHGDVAFRGRVLDGFYPYRRGTPLTGTITPGLRISADNWQAAQGLLPPQLLRHLGNGDFSIVVQETTDLPPSAAYIVATLGAGDQVRLGDDGAELAAYRAGLPFAALSETDPQAGLKAAWNIRYRDSADRIEQWTETVSRDSQSQTQYTFSSHSAQAFGMYRARQEYNVADWQNGGIVAKEYVQLLSFPFDQTSAPAGRGMGFLRHRYQTDRRPIGQWMTAPNSGQFRAVGHNPEASALGFTMIAEDVVGEQIPTFDWRLVTRQLALVPGFVRGRTARFGGSGGGYPTDPWELRQVYVLETLPRSPQHPYSRRVLYVDQQTSAPLYAFMFDTEGEHWRTLLYSYGHPRYAQDNPNVEVPILLGRSWIDHRTERTTVSSVSRSRYNHDLSLELFSFSRLMQRGK; from the coding sequence ATGCGCTCTACCAGTCTTTTCCGCACCCTGGCCGTGCTGAGCGCCGCCGCGCTGTGGGCGTGCAGTGCGCCGTCGCCCACCCAACCGCGGGCCGGCGTGCTGGGCATGAACGATTTTCTGCTGGCGTTCAACACCTACAACACCGCCCAGACCCATCTCAAACAGGGTCGCCACCCCGAGGCGGTCGTCGAGTACGAGGAGAGCCTCACGCGTTATAATCGCCTGGCCCCGGCCACGCGCGAGCGTCTGCGCACCGAATTCGGCCTGTCCCAGCAGCAGATCGAGCGTGAGCTGTTGATCGCCCGCGGTCTGGCCGACAGGCACGGCAGCGGACACGGCGATGTGGCTTTTCGGGGTCGGGTGCTGGACGGCTTTTACCCCTACCGGCGCGGCACCCCGCTGACCGGGACAATCACTCCGGGGCTGCGCATCTCGGCCGACAACTGGCAGGCGGCCCAGGGTCTGCTCCCGCCCCAACTCCTGCGCCATCTTGGCAACGGCGATTTCTCCATCGTGGTCCAGGAGACGACCGACCTGCCGCCCAGCGCCGCCTATATCGTGGCTACCCTGGGCGCTGGCGATCAGGTCCGACTCGGGGACGACGGTGCCGAGCTTGCAGCCTATCGGGCCGGGCTGCCCTTTGCCGCGCTGAGTGAGACCGACCCCCAGGCCGGGCTCAAAGCTGCCTGGAACATCCGCTACCGAGATAGCGCCGACCGTATTGAGCAGTGGACCGAAACGGTGTCGCGCGACAGCCAGAGCCAGACCCAGTACACCTTTTCCAGCCACTCGGCCCAAGCCTTCGGCATGTACCGGGCCAGGCAGGAGTATAACGTCGCGGACTGGCAAAACGGCGGGATTGTGGCCAAAGAGTATGTGCAGCTGCTCAGCTTTCCTTTTGACCAGACCTCGGCCCCGGCCGGCCGCGGCATGGGCTTTTTGCGCCATCGCTACCAGACCGACCGGCGTCCCATCGGCCAGTGGATGACCGCGCCCAACAGCGGCCAGTTCAGAGCCGTCGGCCACAACCCCGAAGCCTCGGCCCTGGGCTTTACCATGATTGCCGAGGATGTGGTCGGCGAACAGATCCCGACCTTCGACTGGCGCCTGGTGACCCGCCAGCTGGCCCTGGTGCCAGGCTTTGTACGGGGTCGGACGGCGCGCTTCGGGGGAAGCGGTGGGGGCTATCCGACCGACCCCTGGGAGCTGCGCCAGGTGTATGTGCTGGAAACCCTGCCGCGCAGTCCCCAGCATCCCTACAGCCGCCGGGTGCTGTACGTGGACCAGCAGACCTCGGCCCCGCTGTACGCGTTCATGTTTGACACCGAGGGCGAGCACTGGCGAACCCTGCTGTACAGCTACGGCCACCCGCGCTACGCCCAGGACAACCCCAATGTCGAGGTGCCGATTCTGCTCGGCCGCTCGTGGATCGATCACCGGACCGAGCGCACTACCGTCTCAAGCGTGAGCAGGTCGCGCTATAACCACGACCTGTCGCTGGAGCTGTTCAGCTTCAGCCGGCTGATGCAGCGCGGCAAGTAG
- a CDS encoding HigA family addiction module antidote protein → MPPVSHPGRLLKRELEARSLSANRLALALGVPSGRITDILNGRRSITAETAVRLGRYFGNRPHFWLELQSQYDIALVERDRGAEIAKQVRPASA, encoded by the coding sequence ATGCCCCCTGTTTCACACCCAGGCAGACTGCTGAAGCGTGAGCTTGAGGCACGCAGCCTGAGCGCCAATCGGTTGGCGCTCGCTCTCGGCGTGCCCTCCGGCCGCATCACTGACATCTTGAACGGTCGCCGGTCGATAACCGCCGAGACCGCGGTCCGGCTTGGCCGCTATTTTGGTAACCGGCCTCATTTCTGGCTCGAACTCCAGAGCCAATACGACATTGCCTTGGTCGAACGAGACCGTGGAGCAGAAATAGCCAAGCAGGTGCGACCCGCCAGCGCTTGA